One Danio rerio strain Tuebingen ecotype United States chromosome 9, GRCz12tu, whole genome shotgun sequence genomic region harbors:
- the LOC137496506 gene encoding uncharacterized protein gives MEALELELEEVESQIRALVVRRSRLRERLLAVPNAKAVSSPKVRGNYNHIIPSTSTPRPSLSRPSAPGARLSQASFTPTPGYHGAWVQPRKVLPRSRGRTSPPVFEISTENRFSPLRESGPDVAIIGDSIVRHVRAASSKGNKVRTFCFPGARVKNISTQIPTILGAAESPGAVVLHVGTNDTGLRQSEILKKDFRSLIETVRRTSPATQIIVSGPLPTYRRGNERFSRLLALNEWLITWCKEQKLLFANNWNLFWERPRLFRPDGLHPSRAGAELLSDNISRLLRTI, from the coding sequence atggaggcgttggagctggagctggaagaagtggagtcccagatccgcgCGCTGGTGGTAAGACGGTCGCGGCTACGGGAACGGCTTCTAGCcgtacctaatgctaaggccgtctcatcacctaaggtacgtggaaattacaaccacatcattccctctacctcaaccccgcgtccttctctgtccaggcccagcgcacccggggcgcggctcagccaggcgtcgttcacgccgacacccggctaccacggcgcctgggtgcagccgcgcaaggtgcttcccagatcccggggcagaacgtctccgcctgtgttcgagatctccacggagaaccgcttctcccctctccgcgagtcgggtcccgatgtggccatcatcggtgactcgatcgttcgtcacgtccgtgccgcctcctcaaaaggtaataaagtacgtactttctgctttcctggtgcccgtgtgaaaaatatttctacacagattccaaccatcctgggcgctgccgagagccctggtgccgttgtcctccacgtggggacaaacgacaccgggctccggcagtcggagatcctgaagaaggacttcaggagcctgatcgagacggttcgacgcacctcgcccgccacgcagatcatcgtttctgggccgcttcctacctaccgccgaggaaatgaaaggttcagtagacttttagctttgaatgaatggctaataacatggtgtaaagaacagaaattgctctttgctaataactggaatcttttctgggagcgtcctaggctcttccgtcctgacggcctgcaccccagtcgagccggagctgaactcctgtcggacaacatctccagactacttcgcaccatctga